One window of Aerococcus tenax genomic DNA carries:
- a CDS encoding FMN-binding protein — MAKYKAGVYSGDAQGFAGPLKVNVTVSEEAIEKIEVIIQKETPNVGGKALPILIERALENNSVDIDGVSGASGTTKAFKKAVGKALNRAQGIEEKEISYTPGTYAGEAKGFSAHIQVNVTVSKDKIEDIEVTQQYDTAEIGGRAMPIVIKRILAANSTEVDGVSGASLSSNGIKNAVNFALEVASGQREPLAKYKAGKYSSESDDMRLKLKKVKAKIKKTTISKQTLIPHLQPFIKLILRDWDHIKKRPGNRFLAAFLFSVQYLCQALLFYRKLFNLLFMGF, encoded by the coding sequence ATGGCTAAATATAAAGCAGGAGTTTATTCTGGCGATGCCCAGGGCTTTGCTGGGCCACTAAAGGTTAATGTTACAGTTAGTGAAGAAGCTATTGAAAAAATTGAAGTCATTATTCAAAAAGAAACGCCTAATGTCGGGGGCAAAGCACTTCCTATTCTTATCGAGCGTGCTCTAGAAAATAATTCTGTGGATATTGATGGGGTTTCCGGGGCTTCAGGGACAACTAAGGCCTTTAAAAAAGCAGTAGGTAAAGCTCTAAACCGGGCGCAAGGCATTGAGGAAAAAGAAATTAGCTATACTCCAGGAACCTATGCTGGTGAAGCTAAGGGGTTCTCAGCCCACATTCAAGTCAATGTTACCGTTTCAAAAGATAAGATTGAAGACATTGAAGTTACCCAACAATATGACACGGCTGAAATTGGTGGGAGAGCCATGCCAATAGTCATCAAACGGATTCTTGCTGCGAATTCAACCGAAGTTGATGGCGTTTCTGGAGCTTCCCTCTCCTCAAATGGGATTAAAAATGCCGTTAACTTTGCCCTAGAAGTCGCTAGTGGCCAACGTGAACCCTTAGCTAAATACAAGGCAGGCAAGTACTCCTCTGAAAGTGATGACATGCGGCTGAAATTGAAGAAAGTTAAAGCAAAGATAAAGAAAACGACAATAAGCAAACAGACGCTAATTCCTCACCTTCAACCCTTTATTAAACTCATTTTACGCGACTGGGACCATATAAAAAAGCGACCGGGAAATCGATTCCTGGCCGCTTTTTTATTTAGTGTTCAGTATTTATGTCAAGCGTTATTATTTTATCGCAAATTATTTAATTTGCTATTTATGGGTTTTTGA
- the accB gene encoding acetyl-CoA carboxylase biotin carboxyl carrier protein produces the protein MTPEEIKELIHLIDQSSLREFEFVDDDFKLHLSKNEQAPQVFTNETQPAITKAEKPAPADQAQESSEASSQANQQVSQTDEVQGEIVESPLVGVAYLAPAPDKDNFVKIGDHVEKGQSLCIIEAMKIMNEIHATTSGEITNIFVNDGDVVEYGQKLFEIS, from the coding sequence ATGACCCCTGAAGAAATTAAAGAACTTATCCATTTAATTGACCAATCAAGCCTAAGAGAATTTGAATTTGTTGATGACGACTTCAAGCTTCACCTGTCTAAAAATGAACAAGCACCACAAGTGTTTACTAATGAAACGCAGCCAGCTATTACAAAAGCAGAAAAACCTGCTCCTGCTGATCAAGCTCAAGAATCCTCCGAAGCTTCCAGCCAAGCTAATCAACAAGTCAGCCAAACTGATGAAGTTCAGGGGGAAATCGTAGAAAGTCCTCTGGTCGGGGTTGCTTATTTAGCACCAGCTCCAGATAAAGACAACTTTGTTAAAATTGGCGACCATGTTGAAAAAGGCCAAAGTCTATGCATCATTGAAGCCATGAAAATAATGAATGAAATTCACGCCACCACTTCAGGTGAAATTACTAATATTTTTGTCAATGATGGTGATGTGGTTGAATACGGCCAAAAGCTTTTTGAAATTAGCTAA
- a CDS encoding YkvI family membrane protein has product MQNQKFKNMVHIGLAYLGVIIGAGFASGKEMLQYFVSFGKWGIVGLCLAALLFIVGGVILLQFGSYYKAQEHSEVFNNISSPFVSKVIDFIINFNLFCTGFVMIAGAGTNLNQQFDWPIWIGALVLSILVIATAYLDVDKVTTLIGAITPFVIIFLIALLIYTLVQLPLSFEEAMAISWAQETTLPNWFISTINYSCLALMLAMSMAMVIGGEQYSPKQAGVGGFFGGALVTLLLFASFFSISLNINSVANSSMPLLELYNKVHPFLGTLMALIIFGMIYNTAIGTYYALAKRVVRTKPQYFSKAMIILVVLGFALSFIGFETLVAYLFPLIGYLGIFVMALLIIQWLLRYRKIHRENKIRDRLIKHEIDRIDEEYDFDTRDKKHMERLYDESNVENKQLKAEVQELGKTIYEEENNTEE; this is encoded by the coding sequence ATGCAAAATCAGAAATTTAAAAATATGGTCCATATTGGACTTGCTTATTTAGGAGTAATTATCGGTGCCGGTTTTGCTTCTGGAAAGGAAATGTTACAGTATTTTGTTTCTTTTGGTAAGTGGGGAATTGTCGGTCTCTGCCTTGCAGCGCTTTTATTTATTGTGGGTGGCGTGATTCTCCTTCAATTTGGATCCTACTACAAGGCTCAAGAACACAGTGAGGTCTTTAACAATATTTCTTCTCCCTTTGTTTCTAAAGTAATTGACTTTATTATTAACTTTAATCTCTTTTGTACCGGGTTTGTGATGATTGCTGGAGCAGGGACTAACCTCAACCAACAGTTCGATTGGCCGATTTGGATCGGAGCCCTAGTCTTGTCCATTTTGGTGATCGCAACAGCTTATTTGGACGTCGATAAGGTGACCACCTTGATTGGTGCCATAACACCCTTTGTTATTATTTTTCTAATCGCACTGCTCATTTATACCCTTGTTCAACTACCACTTAGTTTTGAAGAAGCGATGGCTATTTCTTGGGCCCAGGAAACGACCTTACCGAATTGGTTTATTTCTACTATTAATTATTCCTGTTTAGCACTCATGCTAGCCATGTCGATGGCTATGGTCATCGGAGGTGAGCAATATAGTCCTAAGCAAGCTGGGGTTGGCGGATTCTTCGGGGGAGCCTTAGTCACTTTATTACTTTTTGCCTCCTTCTTTTCCATTAGTTTAAATATTAATAGCGTAGCAAACAGTTCTATGCCTTTATTGGAACTATATAATAAGGTTCATCCGTTTTTGGGAACGCTCATGGCCTTGATTATTTTCGGTATGATTTATAACACAGCTATAGGGACCTATTACGCTCTCGCTAAAAGGGTTGTTCGTACTAAGCCACAATATTTTTCAAAAGCAATGATTATCTTAGTAGTCCTTGGCTTTGCTCTTTCATTTATCGGCTTTGAAACCTTGGTGGCCTATCTCTTCCCCTTAATTGGTTATTTAGGTATTTTTGTGATGGCACTATTAATTATTCAATGGCTATTACGTTACCGTAAAATTCATCGCGAAAATAAAATTAGAGACCGATTGATAAAACATGAAATTGATCGTATTGATGAGGAATATGACTTTGATACTCGCGATAAGAAACATATGGAGCGCTTGTATGATGAATCTAATGTTGAAAATAAACAGTTGAAAGCAGAAGTTCAAGAGCTAGGTAAAACCATCTACGAAGAAGAAAATAACACGGAGGAATAA
- the fabZ gene encoding 3-hydroxyacyl-ACP dehydratase FabZ, translated as MENQEPILSAQEVMDIIPNRYPMFLVDAVYELEVGKRIVARKNVTINEPFFVGHFPGEPVMPGVLQVELMAQVGSIALLKGLNTEDKKMTGYLAAVDKVKFRQKVVPGDVLTVEVNILKMKKSIGTAKAEIRREDGKVVSSCLMTFAVGEAK; from the coding sequence ATGGAAAATCAAGAACCGATTTTAAGCGCCCAAGAGGTTATGGATATTATTCCTAACCGCTACCCCATGTTTTTAGTCGATGCGGTTTACGAACTTGAGGTCGGCAAGCGAATCGTTGCTCGTAAAAATGTGACAATTAATGAACCTTTCTTTGTAGGGCATTTTCCAGGAGAACCGGTAATGCCAGGAGTTCTTCAAGTTGAATTAATGGCCCAGGTCGGTTCGATTGCCTTACTTAAGGGCTTAAATACTGAGGACAAGAAAATGACCGGTTATCTAGCGGCTGTAGACAAGGTAAAGTTCCGTCAAAAAGTCGTCCCAGGTGACGTTTTGACTGTTGAAGTCAATATTTTAAAAATGAAAAAATCGATAGGGACAGCAAAGGCTGAAATCCGTCGCGAAGATGGTAAGGTGGTTTCTTCCTGTTTAATGACCTTTGCTGTTGGAGAAGCGAAATAA
- a CDS encoding mechanosensitive ion channel family protein, translated as MHQFLDYLNSDQSDSDLFVKNVLISLGLILIGFLFMKALGWFLPRLFKRDSTAQAFIRVTRLILILLISFFILSIWFTRVELFGVMIIIVVGFAALASKDIIVDLVAYIYIYVRSPLRIGSAIDINGVSGEVVDFDFLQINLAEIGKLTEKRSYTGRYVSVPNRWIFDHAVYNYNHDSPFVVVDVMVPVDFKEDTEEVMKITARVAYEQYSKFMDKCDDESLEIFERKMESLGADKKPKIRIEVGNSAYKVFVEFFTNYDAIGQNKMLMQNALYQTFMNKGIEVPIIPVVKVEN; from the coding sequence ATGCATCAATTCTTAGATTATTTAAACAGTGACCAATCTGATTCCGATTTATTTGTCAAAAATGTCTTGATTTCTTTAGGACTTATTTTAATCGGTTTTTTATTTATGAAGGCCTTGGGTTGGTTTTTACCCCGCTTATTTAAACGCGACAGTACAGCGCAGGCTTTTATCCGGGTCACCCGTTTAATTTTGATCCTCTTAATTAGCTTTTTTATTTTAAGTATTTGGTTTACCCGAGTGGAATTATTCGGTGTAATGATTATTATCGTGGTTGGTTTTGCGGCTTTAGCGTCTAAAGACATTATCGTTGACTTGGTTGCTTATATTTATATTTATGTGCGCTCGCCTCTGAGAATAGGGAGTGCAATCGATATTAATGGCGTTTCTGGTGAAGTAGTCGATTTTGACTTTTTACAAATTAACTTGGCTGAGATCGGCAAGTTAACTGAGAAACGCTCCTATACCGGGCGCTATGTTTCGGTACCTAACCGTTGGATATTTGACCACGCCGTCTATAATTACAATCATGACAGTCCCTTTGTCGTGGTTGATGTCATGGTACCAGTTGATTTCAAAGAAGATACTGAAGAAGTGATGAAGATTACCGCTCGGGTAGCTTATGAACAATACAGTAAGTTTATGGATAAATGTGACGATGAATCCCTAGAAATCTTTGAACGAAAAATGGAGAGTTTAGGTGCAGATAAAAAGCCTAAGATTCGTATCGAGGTAGGAAATAGCGCCTATAAGGTTTTTGTTGAATTCTTTACCAATTATGATGCTATTGGTCAAAATAAGATGTTGATGCAGAACGCTCTTTACCAAACCTTTATGAATAAAGGCATTGAGGTGCCAATTATTCCAGTGGTTAAGGTTGAAAATTAG
- a CDS encoding ribonuclease HI family protein — protein MIRLIIDASVDVETGYAGIGCVWLENGEQYQLKFSLTERMDNHLAEFYALHYALNALLEKGREAEWILCQSDSRIVVDSVNKQYHKRDPYKTLLKVCLKQIDKFANFNLVWVPESQTKGADRLARQAMRQSKTHK, from the coding sequence ATGATCCGCTTAATCATTGATGCATCCGTTGATGTGGAAACGGGATATGCAGGTATAGGTTGTGTATGGCTCGAAAATGGTGAGCAATACCAATTAAAATTTAGCTTGACGGAGAGAATGGATAACCATTTGGCTGAGTTTTACGCCTTACATTATGCCCTAAATGCTCTGCTCGAGAAGGGGAGAGAGGCAGAGTGGATTCTTTGTCAAAGTGACAGCCGTATTGTGGTAGATTCGGTGAATAAGCAATATCACAAGCGTGATCCCTACAAGACTTTACTAAAAGTTTGTTTAAAGCAAATAGATAAATTTGCAAACTTTAATTTAGTCTGGGTGCCTGAAAGCCAAACCAAGGGAGCTGATCGCTTGGCCCGACAAGCCATGCGCCAGTCAAAAACCCATAAATAG
- a CDS encoding TetR family transcriptional regulator, translating to MKIKNRITNAFRYLMVEKGFDHIVVEDILKEAGVARSTFYRRFHDKYDVMNYYFVRELAENSSPYEKSLEFYARSVAEYYYIVAKDPLYYQEAFKTVGQNSFSHFIFDNFYQWLIKMKQAASGSDYVSTEDLYAFSFASAGCLEMISRWVKEEMRIPMIEVTQWELRNAPGAVLEMFQDSDLASRQYITKEKIQKILNDVQLEVSERPDYLKSK from the coding sequence ATGAAAATTAAGAATCGAATTACCAATGCTTTTCGTTATTTAATGGTTGAAAAGGGTTTTGATCATATTGTTGTTGAAGATATATTAAAGGAAGCCGGCGTTGCCCGGTCGACTTTTTACCGCCGTTTTCATGATAAGTATGATGTGATGAATTATTACTTTGTCAGAGAATTGGCTGAGAATAGTTCACCCTATGAGAAGAGTTTAGAGTTCTATGCCAGGTCAGTGGCTGAATATTATTATATTGTTGCTAAGGATCCTCTTTATTACCAAGAGGCCTTTAAAACAGTAGGACAAAATTCCTTTTCACATTTCATTTTTGATAACTTTTATCAATGGCTAATTAAAATGAAACAAGCAGCCAGTGGCAGTGACTATGTGTCTACTGAAGACCTCTATGCTTTTTCTTTTGCTTCAGCGGGATGTTTGGAGATGATCAGTCGTTGGGTAAAGGAAGAGATGCGGATTCCAATGATCGAGGTTACTCAGTGGGAACTCAGGAATGCGCCTGGGGCGGTTCTAGAAATGTTTCAAGATTCAGACCTAGCCAGTCGTCAATATATTACTAAAGAAAAAATTCAAAAGATTTTAAACGATGTTCAGTTAGAAGTCTCTGAACGACCGGACTACCTCAAAAGCAAGTAA
- the accC gene encoding acetyl-CoA carboxylase biotin carboxylase subunit produces MFSKILIANRGEIAVRVIRTCKEMGIDTVAVYSTADKDALHVQLADESVCIGGPQSKDSYLDMQAILSAAYVTNAEAIHPGFGFLSENSKFARLCQEMNITFIGPSAEVIDKMGDKQHARQTMMAANVPVIPGSKDFIHSASEGLAEAERVGYPVLLKATSGGGGKGMRQVDCPEDLQKQFDEASREAQQGFNDARLYLEKVIHPAHHIEVQILADQNGHVIHLGERECSLQRNHQKVLEETPSPFINNKTRQAICQAAVRAGENVQYTGAGTIEFLVDDDENFYFMEMNTRIQVEHPITELVTGIDIVAEQIRVAYGYDLSYQQSDVHFSGHAIECRINAEQPEKNFLPSMGKFDFIHWPLGGLGLRVDSAILSGSALPAFYDSMIAKVIAYGDDRQSALLRMKRALEELCIEGVNTNQQFLYDLLAAPAFQLGNYNNEYLESQFLPQWLAEVQAESSEEDRQGKV; encoded by the coding sequence ATGTTTTCAAAAATTTTAATTGCTAACCGGGGTGAGATAGCGGTTAGGGTGATTAGAACCTGTAAGGAAATGGGCATTGATACCGTGGCAGTTTATTCAACTGCTGATAAAGATGCCTTACATGTGCAATTAGCAGATGAATCAGTATGCATAGGCGGGCCCCAATCTAAGGACTCCTACCTAGACATGCAAGCAATTCTATCTGCAGCTTATGTGACTAATGCTGAAGCCATTCATCCAGGCTTTGGTTTTCTCTCAGAAAATAGTAAATTTGCCAGACTCTGTCAAGAAATGAATATCACTTTTATCGGACCTAGTGCTGAAGTCATTGACAAAATGGGTGACAAACAACACGCCAGACAAACGATGATGGCAGCTAATGTCCCGGTTATTCCTGGCTCAAAGGATTTCATTCACAGCGCTAGTGAAGGTTTGGCTGAAGCTGAGCGAGTAGGCTATCCAGTTTTACTGAAAGCCACATCAGGTGGTGGTGGTAAGGGGATGCGCCAGGTTGATTGTCCCGAAGACTTACAAAAACAATTTGATGAAGCGAGTCGTGAGGCCCAACAAGGCTTTAACGACGCCAGATTGTACCTAGAAAAGGTGATTCATCCGGCCCACCATATTGAAGTTCAAATTCTGGCTGATCAAAATGGTCATGTCATCCATTTGGGGGAACGTGAATGTTCCTTGCAAAGAAATCACCAAAAAGTTCTTGAAGAAACCCCAAGTCCCTTTATCAATAATAAAACCCGCCAAGCCATTTGCCAAGCGGCTGTCCGTGCTGGAGAAAATGTTCAATATACTGGGGCGGGAACTATTGAATTTTTAGTCGATGACGATGAAAACTTTTATTTTATGGAAATGAATACCAGGATTCAAGTGGAACACCCTATTACTGAATTAGTTACCGGTATTGATATCGTAGCTGAACAAATTCGAGTGGCTTATGGTTACGACTTGTCTTATCAGCAAAGTGATGTCCATTTTTCGGGACATGCCATTGAATGTCGTATTAATGCCGAGCAACCCGAAAAGAACTTTCTCCCTTCGATGGGCAAATTTGATTTTATCCATTGGCCGCTTGGGGGGTTAGGCTTAAGGGTCGACTCAGCCATCCTATCTGGTAGCGCTTTGCCCGCCTTTTACGATAGTATGATTGCTAAGGTTATCGCCTATGGTGATGACCGTCAGTCAGCCTTATTAAGAATGAAGCGGGCTTTAGAAGAATTATGCATCGAGGGTGTCAATACTAACCAGCAATTTCTCTATGATTTGTTGGCTGCTCCTGCCTTTCAGCTAGGGAATTATAATAATGAATACCTGGAAAGTCAATTTCTTCCTCAATGGTTGGCCGAAGTTCAAGCGGAGTCCAGTGAAGAAGATAGGCAAGGAAAAGTCTAG
- a CDS encoding FAD-dependent oxidoreductase, which yields MSNKFKAVVEGFHGPIQVEVGIDPKLGKIDSLDVNYSDQALVGGLGIEQMKKNILAKGSSSVDAITGASFSTRAFRSAVEKAVALAQGKIAEADALDPSIFAKVEDGIDATSSASQKSKSGPKNTSPVEPAIPYRDDLDPAETFDVIVVGAGGAGLAAAVEASQAGLKVLICEKAGIAGGTTNYSGGVIQAAGTDQQKEFTEFTDDSTEKHYQLWLKAGEESVDPELVKDLAQGAPDNIKWLEGLGIHWTSVYGHSHIPYIEEDLHADRIHVYEGGGAGGQGVVLTQHLLQAALAAGAEIKYNTTAVSLVHKGEKVVGLLAKSAGERQFYLANKGIVLATASIDHNPALARDLSPQHYHDLKYNTCLSTATNTGDGILLGQSVGAAIGGFGGCIDFCGKTGNATDNRVPTLPMIFVNGQGDRFVCEDATYAYHYRSIFQEEKKLFKPTYMIFNQGALGAPGSPWTEENIQADIESGLVISGDNLEDLAQKLEIPYENLLATIEEWNRSAQEGLDPLYGRKTGVQALDQAPYYAYQNSASNLGSLGGLKINTDGQVLDVFGQVIPGLYAAGLNAGEWIGPYYPGSGTAISGIIHQGRKAAQAMAKA from the coding sequence ATGAGTAATAAATTTAAAGCGGTGGTGGAGGGCTTCCATGGCCCGATTCAAGTAGAAGTAGGCATTGATCCAAAGCTAGGAAAAATTGATTCGCTTGATGTGAATTATAGTGACCAGGCCCTGGTAGGTGGCCTAGGAATTGAACAAATGAAGAAAAATATCCTCGCCAAGGGATCGAGTAGTGTTGACGCTATAACTGGAGCCAGTTTTTCAACTCGGGCTTTCCGTTCGGCTGTTGAAAAAGCGGTTGCACTCGCTCAAGGAAAAATAGCAGAAGCCGATGCCTTAGATCCTAGCATTTTTGCTAAGGTTGAGGATGGAATAGATGCAACTTCGTCGGCTAGTCAAAAATCGAAATCCGGGCCTAAGAATACTTCTCCGGTAGAGCCAGCCATCCCATACCGTGATGACCTTGATCCAGCTGAAACTTTTGATGTCATTGTGGTTGGGGCTGGAGGAGCTGGGCTAGCAGCTGCTGTTGAAGCTAGTCAAGCGGGCCTTAAGGTCTTAATTTGTGAAAAAGCAGGCATAGCCGGCGGAACGACTAATTATTCAGGCGGTGTAATACAGGCTGCTGGTACTGACCAACAAAAAGAATTTACCGAATTTACTGATGACAGCACAGAAAAACATTATCAGTTATGGTTAAAGGCAGGAGAAGAGAGTGTTGACCCTGAACTGGTTAAAGATTTAGCCCAAGGCGCTCCAGACAATATCAAGTGGTTAGAGGGTTTAGGTATTCACTGGACTTCTGTTTATGGGCATAGCCATATTCCTTATATTGAAGAAGACCTCCATGCGGATCGTATCCATGTCTATGAAGGAGGCGGTGCCGGAGGTCAAGGGGTGGTCTTAACTCAACACCTCCTCCAAGCGGCCTTAGCAGCGGGAGCTGAGATTAAGTATAATACTACTGCAGTTTCTTTAGTTCATAAAGGGGAAAAAGTTGTCGGACTGCTGGCTAAATCGGCAGGAGAAAGACAGTTTTACCTGGCTAATAAGGGGATTGTCTTAGCAACAGCTTCCATTGACCATAATCCAGCCTTAGCCCGTGACTTAAGCCCCCAACACTATCATGATTTAAAATATAATACTTGTCTTTCAACAGCAACCAATACCGGGGATGGAATTCTCTTAGGCCAGTCCGTAGGGGCAGCTATAGGTGGATTTGGAGGATGTATTGACTTTTGCGGAAAAACTGGTAACGCAACGGATAACCGGGTGCCTACTTTGCCAATGATCTTTGTGAATGGTCAAGGAGATCGTTTCGTCTGTGAAGATGCAACATATGCCTATCACTACCGGTCAATTTTCCAAGAAGAGAAAAAATTATTCAAGCCAACCTATATGATTTTTAACCAGGGAGCTTTAGGCGCTCCAGGAAGTCCTTGGACTGAAGAAAATATTCAGGCAGATATAGAATCCGGTCTGGTGATTAGTGGAGATAATTTGGAAGACTTGGCCCAAAAGCTAGAGATTCCTTATGAGAATTTACTCGCTACGATTGAAGAGTGGAACCGTTCTGCTCAAGAAGGCTTGGACCCCCTATATGGAAGAAAAACTGGCGTTCAAGCCCTTGATCAAGCGCCTTACTATGCTTATCAAAATTCAGCAAGTAATCTGGGCTCGCTTGGAGGTCTTAAGATTAATACCGATGGCCAAGTACTGGATGTTTTTGGCCAAGTGATTCCTGGCTTATACGCAGCGGGGCTCAATGCCGGTGAGTGGATTGGTCCTTACTACCCTGGTTCTGGTACGGCAATTTCAGGGATTATTCACCAGGGGCGTAAAGCAGCCCAGGCCATGGCTAAGGCTTAA
- the accD gene encoding acetyl-CoA carboxylase, carboxyltransferase subunit beta: MRLLRRRKYLSVSEKENKNEKDQTHKPHIPDGMWQKCPDCKQTVLSADLAETKICPQCSYHFRISPKQRIQLICDHGQLEEELFYQDEMSNPIDFPDYEAKKRSNQERTGYDEAVTCGLAKIKGQPLALGIMNPFFMMGSMGSIVGEKITRLFEYAKEHALPVLLFTASGGARMQEGIISLMQMTKISIAVERHSQAGLFYLTVLTDPTTGGVTASFAMQGDIIIAEPGATIGFAGKRVIEQTIHQKIEDGFQTAEHQLEHGFVDRIVPRQKLRDEIADLLLLHRREGDKHGC, from the coding sequence GTGCGGCTGTTAAGACGAAGAAAATATTTAAGTGTATCTGAAAAAGAAAACAAAAATGAAAAGGATCAGACTCATAAACCCCATATTCCTGATGGGATGTGGCAAAAATGTCCTGATTGTAAGCAGACCGTTTTAAGTGCTGATTTGGCTGAAACTAAGATTTGCCCACAATGCTCTTATCATTTCCGAATTTCTCCTAAGCAACGCATTCAATTAATTTGTGATCACGGTCAGCTAGAAGAAGAACTTTTTTACCAAGATGAAATGAGTAATCCAATTGATTTTCCTGACTATGAAGCTAAAAAGCGCTCCAATCAGGAACGAACGGGTTATGACGAAGCGGTCACTTGTGGACTTGCAAAAATTAAAGGTCAACCACTAGCTTTAGGAATTATGAATCCTTTCTTTATGATGGGGTCAATGGGAAGTATAGTTGGGGAAAAAATTACGCGTTTGTTTGAATATGCCAAAGAACATGCTTTACCCGTCTTGCTTTTTACGGCCAGTGGTGGAGCCCGGATGCAGGAGGGAATTATTTCTCTGATGCAAATGACTAAAATATCAATCGCTGTCGAAAGGCATAGTCAGGCGGGCTTATTTTACCTCACTGTATTAACCGATCCTACTACGGGCGGTGTTACGGCTAGTTTCGCTATGCAAGGTGATATCATTATTGCTGAACCAGGAGCGACTATAGGGTTTGCGGGCAAACGAGTTATTGAGCAAACCATCCATCAAAAGATTGAAGACGGCTTTCAAACGGCAGAACACCAGTTAGAACATGGCTTTGTTGACCGGATTGTTCCCCGTCAGAAATTGCGAGATGAGATAGCTGATTTACTCTTACTTCATCGCCGAGAGGGGGATAAACATGGCTGCTAG
- the accA gene encoding acetyl-CoA carboxylase carboxyltransferase subunit alpha, protein MAASLKRNFLAKEILTEARSSDRPTAREIFTALADDHKFYELHGDRKYGDDGAICGGIGQINGQAVSFIGTQKGHDVEENITANFGSPHAEGYRKAVRLFKQAEKFNRPIITLINTAGAFCDIEAEDRGIGESIAKSIQTLASLKVPSIAILMGEGGSGGALALASTNQVWMLEDAMYSILSPEGFASILWRDASRRDEACEVMKMTAYDLLENEVIDKMIPVFEGEEHLSWQAIIQNIRLELEKQLSAWQAIDRQVLVQERYDRFRKF, encoded by the coding sequence ATGGCTGCTAGTCTTAAAAGAAATTTCTTAGCTAAAGAAATTTTAACTGAAGCACGTTCATCCGACCGTCCCACAGCACGGGAAATTTTTACTGCTTTAGCAGATGATCATAAATTTTATGAACTTCATGGTGACCGCAAATATGGCGATGATGGGGCGATATGTGGTGGCATTGGTCAGATTAATGGTCAAGCCGTTAGCTTTATCGGTACGCAAAAGGGACATGATGTTGAGGAAAATATTACGGCTAATTTTGGTTCCCCTCATGCGGAAGGTTATCGTAAGGCCGTGCGTTTGTTTAAACAGGCTGAAAAGTTTAATCGCCCCATTATTACTCTTATTAATACTGCAGGAGCCTTTTGTGATATTGAAGCCGAAGACCGGGGAATTGGTGAATCAATCGCCAAGTCTATTCAAACTTTGGCAAGCCTTAAAGTCCCAAGTATCGCTATCTTAATGGGAGAGGGTGGTTCTGGTGGGGCTCTTGCTTTAGCTTCAACCAATCAGGTCTGGATGTTAGAAGATGCCATGTATTCAATCCTTAGTCCGGAAGGTTTTGCCTCCATACTCTGGCGCGATGCTAGCCGTCGTGATGAAGCCTGCGAAGTCATGAAAATGACTGCCTATGATTTATTGGAAAATGAAGTAATCGATAAGATGATTCCTGTCTTTGAAGGGGAAGAACATTTATCTTGGCAGGCCATTATTCAAAACATCCGCCTGGAATTAGAAAAGCAATTAAGCGCATGGCAAGCTATTGATAGACAAGTACTGGTCCAAGAACGATATGATCGCTTTAGAAAATTTTAA